From the Leptospira licerasiae serovar Varillal str. VAR 010 genome, one window contains:
- a CDS encoding methylmalonyl-CoA mutase family protein encodes MASKKLFSEFPPVSTEEWTNLITKDLKGADFEKKLVWETQEGFKILPFYRRENLKGKEWLLSNLPGKFPYLRSTRKLTNDWSIRQDIDTPDLKTAKELAVEAISNGVSALGFVLADVGSGRKGIQIKNEKDLEFLLADLPLNEITLHFVAEEKSPELYSWLPKNKTLVGGLGYDPYRILARQGHSGGHGPETLKPILAELAGKWKNFRALTIHSSTFRDSGSTIVQELAYTLALGSEYLYRLGELGVSPEVVNSQTIFQFTIGPDYFLEIAKFRAARTLWAEIFSSYSSDKGEASLPFIEAETARYNYGIYDLHNNILRGTTEAISAAIGGAEVINVLPFDHLLQPADSFSLRIARNVQLLLKHESYLDKVADPSSGSYYIETITDQIIEQAWKLFTEVEKDGGFLECLKSGKIQNSILESRKKKEENYSTRKEIFLGTNQYPNSKDKIQNKDLNKHVEAPNLPASANELKVTALPEFFAGDAIEEIRIKTESYEAKNKTSVKVLLLPLGDLKMKKARAIFSLNFLGCAGFQIVDPGSYETSDEAIAGIQKENPQIVVFCSSDEEVSSYVKDILPKLKSKPLVYVAGYPKEILSELESAGVNGFIHVRSNLLETLSDLQKRLGIQ; translated from the coding sequence ATGGCATCAAAAAAACTTTTCTCCGAATTTCCACCGGTTTCCACCGAAGAATGGACGAACCTGATCACAAAGGATCTTAAAGGTGCGGACTTCGAAAAAAAACTGGTTTGGGAAACCCAAGAAGGATTTAAGATCCTACCGTTTTATAGAAGAGAAAATCTAAAAGGAAAGGAATGGCTCCTCTCCAATCTTCCCGGAAAATTTCCTTATCTTAGATCCACCCGCAAACTCACTAACGATTGGAGTATACGACAAGATATAGATACTCCTGATCTAAAGACTGCAAAAGAATTAGCTGTCGAAGCTATCTCCAACGGAGTTTCCGCGTTGGGATTTGTTCTGGCGGATGTTGGTTCCGGAAGAAAAGGAATACAGATCAAAAACGAAAAGGATCTGGAATTCTTACTCGCGGACCTACCTCTGAACGAGATCACTCTTCATTTTGTAGCGGAAGAAAAATCGCCTGAACTTTATTCCTGGCTTCCTAAAAACAAAACTCTTGTGGGCGGACTAGGTTACGATCCATACAGAATTTTAGCAAGACAAGGCCATTCCGGCGGACATGGTCCTGAAACTTTAAAACCGATCCTGGCGGAACTTGCCGGCAAGTGGAAAAATTTCAGAGCTCTTACGATCCACTCTTCCACATTTAGAGACAGCGGCTCTACGATCGTTCAGGAGCTTGCATACACTCTCGCACTCGGTTCCGAATATTTGTATCGTTTGGGGGAACTAGGAGTTTCTCCTGAAGTAGTAAACTCCCAGACAATTTTCCAATTTACGATTGGTCCTGATTATTTCTTAGAGATTGCAAAGTTTAGAGCGGCCAGAACTCTTTGGGCAGAAATATTTTCCTCTTATTCTTCCGATAAGGGAGAAGCTTCTCTTCCGTTTATCGAAGCGGAGACCGCAAGATACAACTACGGGATCTACGATCTTCATAATAATATTCTAAGAGGAACTACAGAGGCAATCTCTGCTGCTATCGGCGGGGCTGAAGTCATCAATGTTCTTCCATTCGATCATCTATTACAACCCGCGGATTCTTTCTCTCTAAGGATCGCAAGAAACGTGCAGCTCCTTTTAAAACACGAATCTTATTTGGACAAGGTGGCGGATCCTTCATCCGGTTCTTATTATATAGAAACGATTACCGACCAGATCATCGAGCAAGCTTGGAAATTGTTTACAGAAGTGGAGAAAGACGGTGGATTCTTGGAATGTCTGAAATCCGGAAAGATCCAAAATTCTATTTTGGAATCCAGAAAGAAGAAGGAAGAAAATTACTCCACTCGTAAAGAGATCTTCCTCGGAACAAACCAGTACCCGAATTCCAAAGATAAGATCCAAAACAAAGATCTGAACAAACATGTCGAGGCTCCGAATCTTCCTGCAAGCGCTAACGAACTGAAAGTGACCGCACTTCCCGAATTTTTTGCAGGAGATGCAATCGAAGAGATACGGATAAAAACGGAAAGTTATGAAGCTAAAAATAAAACTTCCGTAAAAGTACTTCTTCTTCCTTTGGGCGACTTAAAAATGAAGAAGGCAAGAGCCATCTTCTCTCTCAACTTCTTAGGATGCGCCGGATTCCAAATAGTAGATCCGGGAAGTTACGAAACCTCTGACGAGGCGATCGCAGGCATCCAAAAAGAAAATCCTCAGATAGTGGTCTTCTGTAGTTCCGACGAAGAAGTTTCCTCTTATGTGAAGGATATTCTGCCCAAATTGAAATCCAAACCGCTCGTATATGTGGCCGGTTATCCAAAAGAAATTCTTTCCGAACTGGAGTCCGCAGGCGTAAACGGATTCATCCATGTCCGATCCAATTTATTAGAAACACTTTCCGATCTTCAAAAGAGGCTAGGAATCCAATGA
- the scpA gene encoding methylmalonyl-CoA mutase yields the protein MKRPTFSPNRTPVTVDTKFESWSKEALDELGLSKLEETIWNTPEKVPVKPVYVPKDAEALEHLDYAAGIPPFLRGPYSTMYVQQPWTIRQYAGFSTAEESNAFYRRNLAAGQKGLSVAFDLATHRGYDSDHERVVGDVGKAGVAIDSVLDMKILFDQIPLDQMSVSMTMNGAVIPTLAFYIVAAEEQGVKPEQLSGTIQNDILKEFMVRNTYIYPPEPSMRIIADIFKYTTDFMPKFNSISISGYHMQEAGATADIELAYTLADGLEYLRTGIKAGMDVDSFAPRLSFFWAIGMNHFMEIAKMRAGRLLWAKLVKTFHPKNNKSLALRTHCQTSGWSLTEQDPFNNVGRTCIEALAAALGHTQSLHTNALDEAIALPTDFSARIARNTQIYLQEETNIHRVVDPWGGSFYVESLTAELAERAWELIQEVEQLGGIAKAIETGIPKMRIEEAAARKQARIDSGKDVIVGINRYRPSKENPLEILDIDNTAVRESQIRKLNELKKNRDNAAVTAALDAITECAKTGNGNLLALAVDAARKRATLGEISFAMEKIFGRYKSVTHMIKGVYSEEIMDDPDFKKAKELSAKFAKLEGRQPRIMVAKMGQDGHDRGAKVISTSFADMGFDVDIGPLFQTPAEAAKQAIENDVHVLGVSSLAAGHKTLVPQVIQELKKLGREDILVIAGGVIPQQDYDFLYKAGVNGIFGPGTKISKAGAEILELLIKSVEG from the coding sequence ATGAAAAGACCTACATTTTCCCCTAACAGAACTCCGGTAACAGTAGATACTAAATTCGAATCCTGGTCCAAAGAAGCTTTGGATGAATTAGGACTTTCTAAATTAGAAGAAACGATTTGGAACACTCCTGAAAAAGTGCCGGTTAAGCCTGTATATGTTCCTAAAGATGCGGAGGCCTTGGAACATTTGGATTACGCGGCAGGGATACCTCCTTTTTTAAGAGGACCCTACTCCACTATGTATGTCCAACAACCTTGGACCATTCGTCAGTACGCTGGTTTTTCCACTGCGGAAGAATCCAACGCATTCTATCGTAGGAACTTAGCAGCGGGACAAAAAGGTCTTTCCGTTGCATTCGACTTAGCGACTCACAGAGGATACGATTCCGATCACGAAAGAGTAGTCGGAGACGTAGGAAAAGCAGGGGTGGCGATAGATTCAGTTCTGGATATGAAGATACTCTTCGACCAGATCCCTTTAGATCAGATGTCGGTTTCCATGACGATGAACGGTGCCGTCATTCCTACATTAGCTTTTTATATTGTAGCTGCTGAAGAACAAGGTGTAAAACCGGAACAACTTTCAGGTACCATCCAGAATGATATCTTAAAAGAGTTCATGGTAAGAAACACCTATATCTATCCGCCGGAACCTTCCATGAGGATTATCGCAGATATTTTCAAATATACCACTGACTTCATGCCTAAGTTCAATTCCATCTCTATCTCTGGTTACCATATGCAAGAAGCTGGAGCCACTGCGGATATAGAACTTGCTTATACTTTAGCCGATGGTTTGGAATACCTACGCACAGGTATCAAGGCAGGAATGGATGTGGATAGTTTTGCACCTCGCCTTTCCTTCTTCTGGGCGATCGGTATGAACCATTTTATGGAAATCGCAAAGATGAGAGCAGGAAGACTTCTATGGGCGAAACTTGTTAAGACATTCCATCCTAAAAATAACAAGTCCTTAGCTCTTAGGACCCACTGCCAGACTTCCGGCTGGAGTTTAACGGAACAAGATCCTTTTAATAACGTAGGAAGAACCTGTATTGAGGCTCTTGCCGCGGCCCTAGGCCACACTCAATCTTTGCATACGAACGCGTTAGACGAAGCGATCGCGCTCCCTACGGACTTCTCCGCAAGGATCGCAAGAAATACTCAGATCTATCTGCAGGAAGAAACTAATATCCACAGAGTTGTGGATCCTTGGGGCGGTTCCTTCTATGTAGAATCGCTGACTGCGGAACTTGCAGAAAGAGCTTGGGAACTCATCCAAGAAGTGGAACAACTCGGCGGTATCGCAAAAGCGATTGAGACAGGAATTCCGAAAATGAGGATAGAAGAAGCCGCTGCACGTAAGCAGGCAAGGATTGACTCCGGAAAAGACGTAATCGTAGGTATCAATCGTTATCGTCCTTCTAAGGAAAATCCTCTGGAGATCTTGGATATCGATAATACTGCAGTTAGAGAATCGCAGATCCGCAAACTAAACGAACTCAAAAAAAACCGAGACAACGCGGCAGTTACAGCTGCGTTAGATGCAATCACTGAATGCGCTAAAACAGGGAACGGAAACTTGCTTGCTCTTGCAGTAGATGCGGCTAGAAAAAGAGCTACTCTTGGCGAGATCTCTTTCGCTATGGAGAAAATTTTCGGCAGATATAAATCCGTCACTCATATGATCAAAGGAGTGTACTCGGAGGAGATCATGGATGATCCGGATTTCAAAAAGGCAAAAGAACTCTCCGCAAAGTTCGCAAAACTGGAAGGAAGACAGCCTAGGATCATGGTCGCGAAGATGGGACAGGACGGACATGATAGAGGTGCAAAAGTAATCTCCACAAGCTTTGCGGATATGGGATTCGACGTTGATATAGGTCCTCTATTCCAAACCCCAGCTGAAGCGGCAAAACAAGCGATAGAGAACGACGTACATGTGCTAGGAGTTTCTAGTCTTGCAGCAGGTCATAAAACGTTAGTTCCCCAGGTGATCCAAGAGCTTAAAAAACTCGGAAGAGAAGATATCCTAGTCATCGCAGGCGGAGTCATACCTCAGCAGGATTATGATTTCTTATATAAAGCCGGAGTGAACGGGATTTTCGGACCTGGAACTAAGATCTCCAAGGCAGGCGCTGAGATCCTAGAACTTCTGATCAAGAGTGTAGAAGGATAA